The genomic segment CACCCGAAGGATGTACATACCCCGTGTGAGGTTATCCACTGACATGCCAGCAAGGCGGGCATTGTCATGGGCAGCGGTCACACTGTTTTGATTCACCAATCGTCCTTGCAGGTCAAACAGTTGTACTGTGTAGTTGCCCTGCTCAGGAAGCTGGAGATTAATCTGGTTGTTCATCACTCCGGTAAACGCCGCTTGTGATGTTACGGCATCACGAGTGTTTTCT from the Chitinivibrio alkaliphilus ACht1 genome contains:
- a CDS encoding T9SS type A sorting domain-containing protein encodes the protein EGRIWSVSINPFLGDADLIPNGEWLYDDPTTSIIETENTRDAVTSQAAFTGVMNNQINLQLPEQGNYTVQLFDLQGRLVNQNSVTAAHDNARLAGMSVDNLTRGMYILRV